In Paenibacillus sp. G2S3, a single window of DNA contains:
- a CDS encoding tRNA-dihydrouridine synthase, which translates to MSNEQNFWLDLPKPFFILAPMEDVTDVVFRHVISEAAKPDVFFTEFTNTESYCHPVGKDSVRGRLTFTEDEQPIVAHIWGDKPVFFEQMSIDMKKLGFRGIDLNMGCPAQNVASNGKGAGLILHPEVAAEIIQAAKAGGLPVSVKTRLGYSDIDEWRDWLGHILKQDIANLSIHLRTKKEMSKVDAHWELIPEIKKLRDEIAPNTLLTINGDIPDRATGLKLVEQYGVDGVMIGRGIFTNPFAFEKEPKEHSAKDFLNLLLLQLDLHDKYSKENEPRPFKPLLRFFKIYVRGFRGAGELRNQLMDTRSTDEVRRLVKPILDQELE; encoded by the coding sequence ATGAGTAACGAACAAAACTTTTGGCTTGATTTACCGAAGCCGTTTTTTATATTAGCACCCATGGAAGATGTCACAGATGTTGTATTTCGTCACGTCATTAGTGAAGCTGCCAAACCCGACGTGTTTTTCACAGAATTCACTAATACAGAAAGCTATTGTCACCCTGTAGGAAAAGACAGTGTACGTGGTCGATTAACGTTCACAGAAGATGAGCAACCGATTGTCGCTCATATTTGGGGTGATAAACCTGTATTTTTTGAACAGATGAGTATTGATATGAAAAAACTTGGTTTTCGCGGTATCGATTTAAACATGGGATGCCCCGCACAAAACGTCGCATCCAATGGTAAAGGTGCTGGTTTAATACTACATCCCGAGGTTGCAGCAGAAATTATTCAAGCAGCAAAAGCCGGTGGATTGCCGGTTAGTGTTAAAACAAGGTTGGGTTACTCTGATATTGACGAGTGGCGCGATTGGCTAGGACATATATTGAAACAAGATATTGCGAACCTTTCCATTCACCTTCGTACAAAAAAAGAGATGAGTAAAGTAGATGCACACTGGGAACTAATCCCTGAAATAAAAAAATTACGCGATGAAATTGCTCCAAATACGTTGTTAACTATTAATGGAGATATTCCTGACCGCGCAACAGGATTAAAATTAGTAGAACAATATGGCGTTGATGGCGTCATGATTGGCCGCGGCATTTTCACCAATCCATTTGCTTTTGAAAAAGAACCTAAAGAGCATAGTGCGAAGGATTTTCTCAATTTACTTCTATTACAGTTGGATCTTCACGATAAATATTCAAAAGAAAACGAACCACGTCCATTTAAACCACTTCTTCGCTTTTTCAAAATCTATGTTCGTGGATTTAGAGGCGCAGGCGAACTAAGAAACCAATTAATGGACACCAGGTCAACAGATGAAGTACGTCGCTTAGTAAAACCGATTTTAGATCAAGAATTAGAATGA
- the deoC gene encoding deoxyribose-phosphate aldolase, which yields MDVKDILGKVDHTLLDVTATWDDIKNLCDDAMKYQTASVCIPSAYVREAANYVEGKIAICTVIGFPNGYSTQAVKVFEATDAITNGASEIDMVINVGFLKSGRYEEVYEEIQAIKNACGSKILKVIVETCLLTQEEKVKVCELVTKAGADYIKTSTGFSKAGATKEDVSLFAQNIGQNVKIKAAGGIRSLDDAKAFIELGADRLGTSAIVKIVKGQEVLGY from the coding sequence ATGGATGTTAAAGATATATTAGGAAAAGTAGATCATACCTTGCTTGATGTTACTGCTACATGGGATGATATAAAGAATTTATGTGATGATGCGATGAAATACCAGACGGCCAGTGTTTGCATCCCAAGTGCTTATGTTAGAGAAGCTGCAAATTATGTAGAAGGCAAAATAGCAATATGCACAGTTATCGGATTTCCGAACGGTTATAGCACCCAAGCCGTTAAAGTATTTGAAGCAACGGATGCAATTACAAATGGAGCATCGGAAATTGATATGGTGATCAATGTGGGCTTCTTAAAAAGTGGACGTTATGAGGAAGTTTACGAAGAAATACAGGCCATTAAAAACGCATGTGGAAGTAAAATATTAAAGGTAATCGTTGAAACATGTTTGCTCACGCAAGAGGAAAAAGTGAAGGTTTGTGAGCTTGTTACAAAAGCTGGAGCGGATTATATCAAAACATCCACTGGATTTTCAAAAGCTGGAGCAACTAAAGAGGATGTCAGTCTGTTTGCACAGAACATAGGTCAGAACGTGAAGATTAAAGCAGCTGGAGGTATTCGCTCTTTAGATGATGCTAAAGCATTTATTGAACTAGGCGCAGACCGTTTAGGAACTAGTGCCATAGTTAAGATTGTAAAAGGGCAGGAAGTATTGGGTTATTAG
- a CDS encoding MFS transporter, whose protein sequence is MKTSRQNALIFSFTFMAFILGTTEYIIVGLLSEISSSLGVTLATAGGLVSGFAIAYAIGTPIMMSLFSRIPKRITILVSLVLILLLNLWSAITGTYSMLLVTRIVTAVLCGFVLSVAITVANEAVDREKRGKAIATILSGFAVANVFGVPIGTFVGQYFNWPAAFVLNGVLAGIAIALNYAYIPRKLPKPVPSSLKDQIELLTNGRIILAFLIPVTAVGAVFVMYTYITPLLEQVMNIPKSSVSGVLFVYGIATIVSNWIGGKVATGNAVSKLRFVFLIQAVVYIVFSMTASISILGMIVLMMLAVMSSIVSAPAQLYLIDLAKQFSPRSKDLAASLNPVASNLGIAGGSAIGGVVAQHGGLISLPIAASILAISACAIALICYKLDQHTQEAVISTS, encoded by the coding sequence ATGAAAACATCACGACAGAACGCATTGATTTTCTCGTTTACTTTTATGGCGTTTATTCTGGGTACGACGGAGTATATTATCGTTGGTTTACTCTCGGAAATATCCTCGAGCCTCGGAGTAACGCTAGCGACAGCCGGGGGTTTGGTATCTGGTTTCGCGATCGCTTATGCCATTGGAACACCCATTATGATGTCCTTGTTCAGCCGTATCCCGAAACGGATTACCATTCTTGTGTCGCTTGTATTGATTCTGCTACTGAATTTGTGGAGCGCTATAACTGGAACCTACAGTATGCTGCTGGTGACTAGAATAGTTACTGCCGTACTATGTGGTTTTGTCCTTTCTGTAGCCATTACAGTAGCGAATGAAGCGGTTGACCGGGAGAAAAGAGGCAAAGCGATCGCTACAATTTTGAGCGGCTTCGCTGTTGCGAATGTATTTGGTGTACCGATCGGCACTTTTGTAGGACAGTATTTCAACTGGCCTGCAGCATTTGTTCTGAATGGGGTATTAGCTGGAATTGCCATAGCGCTAAATTATGCCTATATTCCACGCAAACTACCGAAGCCTGTGCCTAGCTCACTCAAGGATCAGATCGAACTGCTTACAAATGGACGCATTATTCTTGCATTTCTCATTCCAGTTACGGCAGTGGGAGCGGTTTTTGTGATGTACACTTACATTACACCATTGCTGGAGCAAGTCATGAATATTCCTAAGAGCTCGGTTAGTGGCGTGCTGTTTGTATACGGGATTGCCACGATTGTCAGCAACTGGATTGGAGGCAAGGTTGCGACCGGAAATGCGGTAAGTAAGCTTAGATTCGTATTTCTTATACAAGCTGTGGTCTATATCGTCTTTAGTATGACCGCATCGATTTCGATTCTAGGAATGATCGTACTAATGATGCTAGCCGTAATGTCGAGTATTGTAAGCGCACCAGCCCAGCTTTATTTGATAGATTTGGCCAAGCAGTTCTCACCACGATCGAAGGACCTTGCTGCATCGTTGAATCCAGTAGCTTCTAACCTGGGAATCGCAGGAGGATCCGCGATTGGGGGAGTGGTTGCCCAGCATGGAGGATTAATCTCCCTTCCTATAGCTGCTTCTATCCTGGCGATTTCGGCATGTGCGATTGCTTTGATATGCTATAAGTTGGATCAGCATACGCAAGAAGCGGTTATCTCAACATCATAA
- a CDS encoding S-layer homology domain-containing protein, whose protein sequence is MNKKQWISSILAAAVLSSPIIMPTKGSAAASFIDIDGSYAKKAIVELFDQGIVTGVEESKFYPASNITRQDFAIILAKTLKLDVSNPPAMPTFLDVPRSNYAYSYVEAAVKAGLIKGTGNNLFGAGQNISRQDMVVMFVRALGVDPTGKAGALQFVDSSQIADYSKDFIATAVEYGLITGYNNFFNPAAKVDRQAVALVASKFLKFKENGNTEQPSSTPTPQPGKEVVTVPTPVVGGSSSSQSGHSSNSDINAPMVDSTKFEAIDNYNGTQDQLHGLAGAIGEQGAAVQAYLWTDTNENGVVDADELGTAITLGTSEADGSVSATNIGDLRAGTYRFVITAKDVSNNESAKDAAHAVTVTLDKNEVPDTTAPVVDATKFEAIDNYNGTQDQLHGLAGAIGEQGAAVQAYLWTDANENGVVDADELGTAIALGTSEADGSVSAANVGDLNAGTYRFVITAKDSSNNESAKDAAHAVTVTLSKNEVPDTTAPVVDATKFEAIDNYNGTQDQLHGLAGAIGEQGAAVQAYLWTDANENGVVDADELGTAIVLGTSEADGSVSAANIGDLNAGTYRFVITAKDSSNNESAKDAAHAVAIELVRGVLTTPTVTSSIYGFDGGISKTKQLIMGSRQSLIRFDFFSGESFTNAEIQVTLEGMTFNTNDYYSISGWTSPTSDQISNNGHTLTFTGSNRGVSDIAFELHDKVMPAPGTYLIKFKADADGPGTARSYSEEQVITLIILPPA, encoded by the coding sequence GTGAACAAAAAGCAATGGATAAGCTCTATATTGGCTGCTGCTGTATTATCAAGTCCTATCATTATGCCGACCAAAGGATCGGCTGCAGCTTCATTTATTGATATTGATGGCTCATATGCAAAGAAAGCGATTGTTGAGCTATTCGATCAGGGGATAGTGACCGGTGTTGAAGAGAGTAAGTTCTATCCTGCGTCGAATATTACACGGCAGGATTTTGCAATTATTTTAGCAAAAACATTGAAGCTGGATGTCTCGAACCCTCCTGCGATGCCAACCTTTCTGGACGTTCCCAGAAGCAACTACGCATACAGCTATGTGGAGGCAGCTGTCAAAGCCGGATTGATTAAAGGTACAGGCAATAATCTTTTCGGTGCGGGGCAAAATATATCACGTCAGGATATGGTCGTCATGTTCGTGAGAGCACTGGGAGTCGATCCTACCGGTAAAGCTGGAGCTTTACAATTTGTTGATAGTAGCCAAATTGCTGATTATTCCAAAGATTTTATAGCTACCGCTGTGGAATATGGATTGATTACTGGATATAATAATTTTTTTAATCCTGCTGCCAAAGTAGATCGTCAGGCTGTAGCTCTAGTAGCCTCCAAGTTTTTGAAGTTTAAGGAGAACGGGAATACTGAGCAGCCAAGCTCCACCCCAACTCCTCAGCCGGGTAAAGAAGTGGTAACAGTACCTACTCCTGTTGTTGGAGGTTCCTCCTCTTCACAAAGTGGGCATAGCAGCAATTCAGATATTAATGCACCTATGGTTGATAGCACCAAGTTCGAGGCGATCGACAACTACAACGGGACACAAGATCAGCTTCACGGGTTAGCGGGAGCCATTGGCGAGCAAGGAGCAGCAGTACAAGCCTACCTGTGGACGGATACGAATGAGAACGGTGTAGTAGATGCCGATGAATTAGGAACAGCCATCACATTAGGTACCAGTGAAGCAGACGGATCTGTGAGTGCAACCAATATCGGTGATTTGCGCGCAGGAACGTATCGTTTCGTGATTACGGCTAAGGATGTATCCAATAATGAATCAGCGAAGGATGCTGCACATGCCGTTACGGTGACCTTGGACAAAAATGAAGTTCCGGATACGACTGCACCGGTAGTGGATGCAACCAAGTTCGAGGCAATCGACAACTACAACGGGACACAAGATCAGCTTCACGGGTTAGCAGGAGCAATAGGCGAGCAAGGAGCAGCAGTACAAGCCTACCTGTGGACGGATGCGAATGAGAACGGTGTAGTAGATGCCGATGAATTAGGAACAGCCATCGCATTAGGTACCAGTGAAGCAGATGGATCTGTGAGTGCAGCCAATGTTGGTGATCTGAACGCAGGAACGTATCGTTTTGTGATTACCGCTAAGGATTCATCCAATAATGAATCGGCGAAGGACGCTGCACATGCCGTTACGGTAACCTTGAGCAAGAACGAAGTTCCGGATACGACTGCACCGGTAGTGGATGCAACCAAGTTCGAGGCGATCGATAACTACAACGGGACACAAGATCAGCTTCACGGGTTAGCGGGAGCCATTGGCGAGCAAGGAGCAGCAGTACAAGCCTACCTGTGGACGGATGCGAATGAGAACGGTGTAGTAGATGCCGATGAATTAGGAACAGCCATCGTATTAGGCACCAGTGAAGCAGACGGATCTGTGAGTGCAGCCAATATCGGTGATCTGAACGCAGGAACGTATCGTTTCGTGATTACCGCTAAGGATTCATCCAATAATGAATCGGCGAAGGACGCAGCACATGCCGTTGCGATTGAGCTTGTTAGAGGTGTTCTGACCACACCTACGGTTACTAGCTCCATTTATGGCTTTGACGGAGGTATTTCAAAAACAAAACAGCTGATAATGGGTTCTAGGCAATCGCTCATTCGCTTTGACTTTTTTTCCGGAGAATCCTTTACGAATGCTGAAATTCAGGTAACGCTAGAAGGCATGACCTTTAACACAAACGACTATTACAGCATTAGCGGATGGACAAGTCCGACGAGTGATCAAATTAGTAATAATGGGCATACACTGACTTTCACAGGAAGCAACAGAGGTGTTTCGGATATTGCGTTTGAACTTCACGATAAAGTGATGCCGGCACCCGGGACCTATCTCATTAAGTTCAAAGCAGATGCAGATGGACCAGGAACAGCTAGATCTTACTCCGAGGAACAAGTTATTACCTTAATTATTTTGCCTCCGGCCTAA
- a CDS encoding tRNA-dihydrouridine synthase, with protein sequence MSNEQNFWLDLPKPFFILAPMEDVTDVVFRHVVSAAAKPDVFFTEFANTEYYCHPKVKVKESVLSRLKFTEDEQPMVAHIWGNKPEYFEQMCMDMKKLGFRGIDINMGCPVKNVATNGKGAGLIRHPKVAAEIIHAAKVGGLPVSVKTRLGYSEIDEWRDWLTHIFKQDIANLSIHLRTKKEMSKVDAHWELIPEIKQLRDEIAPNTLLTINGDIPDRATGLKLVEQYGVDGVMIGRGIFKNPYAFELEPKEHSVEELLNLLLFHLDLHDKYSKEHEPRLFNPLRSFFKIYIRGFDGADELKNQLMETNSTDEVRRLVQPFFGFRN encoded by the coding sequence ATGAGTAACGAACAAAATTTTTGGCTTGATTTACCAAAGCCGTTTTTTATATTGGCACCTATGGAAGATGTCACAGATGTTGTATTTCGTCACGTGGTTAGTGCAGCTGCAAAACCGGATGTATTTTTCACGGAATTCGCAAATACAGAATATTACTGTCACCCTAAAGTAAAAGTAAAAGAAAGTGTACTTAGTCGATTAAAGTTCACAGAAGATGAACAACCGATGGTCGCTCATATTTGGGGTAATAAACCGGAGTATTTTGAACAGATGTGCATGGATATGAAAAAGCTTGGTTTTCGTGGTATCGATATTAACATGGGATGCCCAGTAAAAAACGTCGCAACCAATGGAAAAGGTGCTGGATTAATTCGACATCCTAAAGTAGCGGCAGAAATTATCCATGCAGCAAAAGTTGGTGGATTGCCGGTTAGTGTGAAAACAAGATTAGGTTATAGCGAAATTGACGAGTGGCGCGATTGGTTGACACATATATTCAAACAAGATATTGCGAATCTTTCCATTCACCTTCGTACCAAAAAAGAAATGAGTAAAGTAGATGCACACTGGGAGCTTATCCCTGAAATCAAACAATTACGCGATGAAATTGCTCCAAATACGTTGTTAACGATTAACGGAGATATTCCTGACCGTGCAACAGGCTTAAAATTAGTCGAACAATACGGCGTGGATGGTGTCATGATTGGCCGAGGTATTTTCAAGAATCCATACGCTTTCGAACTAGAGCCTAAAGAACATAGCGTGGAGGAACTTCTTAATCTACTACTTTTCCATCTAGATCTTCACGATAAATATTCAAAAGAACATGAACCACGTCTATTTAATCCACTTCGGAGCTTCTTCAAAATCTATATTCGTGGATTTGATGGTGCCGACGAACTAAAAAATCAATTGATGGAGACGAATTCAACCGATGAGGTGCGGCGATTGGTGCAACCTTTTTTTGGATTTAGAAATTAA
- the groL gene encoding chaperonin GroEL (60 kDa chaperone family; promotes refolding of misfolded polypeptides especially under stressful conditions; forms two stacked rings of heptamers to form a barrel-shaped 14mer; ends can be capped by GroES; misfolded proteins enter the barrel where they are refolded when GroES binds), whose protein sequence is MAKEIKFSEEARRSMLRGVDALANAVKVTLGPKGRNVVLEKKFGSPLITNDGVTIAKEIELEDAFENMGAQLVKEVATKTNDVAGDGTTTATVLAQAMIREGLKNVTAGANPMVIRKGIDKAVRAAVEELQKIAKPIEDSQAIAQVAAISAADEEVGQLIAEAMEKVGKDGVITVEESRGFATELEVVEGMQFDRGYISPYMITDTDKMEAVLENPYILITDKKISSTQEILPLLEKIVQQARPLVIIAEDIEGEAQAMLIVNKLRGTFNAVAVKAPGFGDRREAMLQDIAALTGGQVITEKLGLDLKSTSIEQLGNARQVRVTKENTTIVDGSGDKADINARVSQIRAQLEETTSEFDKEKLQERLAKLAGGVAVVKVGAATETELKERKLRIEDALNATRAAVEEGIVSGGGTALVNVYNAVAAVDVTGDEKTGVNIVLRALEEPVRTIAANAGQEGSVIVDRLKKEAIGIGYNAATGEWVNMFEAGIVDPAKVTRSALQNAASVAAMFLTTEAVIADKPEPEKPGMPDMGGMGGMGGMM, encoded by the coding sequence ATGGCTAAAGAAATTAAATTTAGTGAAGAAGCACGCCGCTCTATGCTGCGCGGTGTAGATGCTTTGGCAAATGCGGTAAAAGTTACACTTGGACCAAAAGGTCGCAACGTGGTACTTGAGAAGAAATTTGGTAGCCCGCTTATCACTAACGATGGTGTAACTATCGCTAAAGAAATTGAACTTGAAGATGCATTCGAGAACATGGGTGCTCAACTGGTTAAAGAAGTTGCTACTAAGACTAACGATGTAGCCGGTGACGGTACTACAACTGCAACGGTTCTGGCACAAGCTATGATCCGTGAAGGTCTGAAGAACGTAACTGCAGGCGCTAACCCAATGGTTATTCGCAAAGGGATCGACAAAGCAGTTCGTGCAGCAGTTGAAGAATTGCAAAAAATCGCTAAGCCAATCGAAGATTCCCAAGCTATCGCTCAAGTAGCTGCTATCTCTGCTGCTGACGAAGAAGTGGGCCAATTGATTGCTGAAGCTATGGAAAAAGTAGGTAAAGACGGTGTTATCACTGTTGAAGAATCCCGTGGATTCGCTACTGAACTTGAAGTTGTAGAAGGTATGCAGTTCGACCGTGGTTACATTTCCCCGTACATGATTACTGATACGGATAAAATGGAAGCTGTTCTGGAGAACCCATACATCTTGATCACTGATAAAAAAATCAGCAGCACTCAAGAAATCCTTCCATTGCTTGAAAAAATCGTTCAACAAGCTAGACCGCTTGTTATCATCGCTGAAGATATCGAAGGCGAAGCACAAGCTATGTTGATCGTGAACAAACTGCGTGGAACATTCAACGCTGTTGCTGTTAAAGCTCCTGGCTTTGGCGACCGCCGCGAAGCTATGCTGCAAGATATTGCTGCCCTGACTGGTGGCCAAGTGATCACTGAGAAGCTCGGTCTTGATCTGAAGAGCACTTCCATTGAACAACTGGGTAACGCACGTCAAGTACGCGTAACTAAAGAAAACACAACAATCGTAGACGGAAGCGGCGACAAAGCGGACATCAATGCTCGCGTAAGCCAAATTCGTGCTCAACTGGAAGAAACAACTTCCGAGTTCGACAAAGAAAAATTGCAAGAGCGTTTGGCTAAATTGGCTGGCGGCGTAGCCGTTGTCAAAGTTGGCGCTGCAACTGAAACTGAATTGAAAGAGCGTAAACTTCGCATCGAAGACGCCCTGAACGCAACTCGCGCTGCGGTTGAAGAAGGTATCGTTTCCGGTGGTGGTACTGCTCTTGTGAACGTATATAATGCTGTTGCTGCTGTAGATGTAACTGGCGACGAGAAAACAGGCGTTAACATCGTGCTTCGCGCGCTCGAAGAGCCAGTTCGTACCATTGCAGCTAACGCTGGTCAAGAAGGTTCCGTTATCGTGGATCGCTTGAAAAAAGAAGCTATCGGCATCGGCTACAACGCTGCTACTGGCGAGTGGGTGAACATGTTCGAAGCGGGTATCGTTGACCCTGCTAAAGTAACTCGTTCCGCGCTTCAAAATGCTGCATCCGTAGCGGCTATGTTCTTGACTACTGAAGCAGTAATTGCTGACAAGCCAGAACCAGAAAAACCAGGTATGCCTGATATGGGCGGCATGGGTGGAATGGGCGGCATGATGTAA
- a CDS encoding MBL fold metallo-hydrolase, whose protein sequence is MTPLLANHDSKETCLLYYIEKDEKAIFYGHDSGWFPKQTWDWLKVKKLDLAILECTTGNAPNCEVHMNVEDTLKTREWLIENCVMKAEGRIVVTHFSHNAHLLHEDLVHIFEPNGITVAFDGMQLDI, encoded by the coding sequence ATTACGCCATTGCTTGCCAATCATGATTCTAAAGAAACTTGTTTATTGTATTACATAGAAAAGGATGAAAAAGCCATTTTCTATGGTCACGACAGCGGTTGGTTTCCCAAACAGACTTGGGACTGGTTGAAAGTAAAAAAACTGGATCTTGCTATTCTAGAATGTACGACTGGGAATGCCCCAAATTGTGAAGTTCACATGAATGTTGAGGATACTCTAAAAACACGGGAATGGTTAATCGAGAATTGTGTTATGAAAGCAGAAGGGCGAATCGTAGTCACTCATTTCTCTCATAATGCTCATCTGTTGCATGAAGATTTGGTTCATATTTTTGAGCCGAATGGGATTACAGTAGCATTTGATGGGATGCAACTGGACATATGA
- a CDS encoding ROK family protein encodes MKSFLPNDIKDENRKIVFDILLQYPELAKVEITEKTAMSFVTVSKIVTFFEQIGLLTVTGESREGSGGLGRKRTVYRFNENSYTTIGIQIIGNTITAVLINLYGKVIDSYSIEIDIPFYSQQFTSIFIEIVEHLKSKAKETDSVVLGIGIGVDGAINTRKKTIRMRTHHNKENDFKYETIIETLKSEMNLPILLENDVNAATVAEFRNLENSDQALTSLVHVAAGDGVGGGLIINKELHRGVNASAGELEYMCFDSEYKRTPSSVGWLESKLAIKYLLSTYDLNSTNDVEACIDYVSKNLALTITNMISILDINQVIISGKTVALFPERILDRTKSYVKQYTEWTPQISVSKLHQSTAIGAAILILQQEMINVISE; translated from the coding sequence ATGAAATCATTTTTGCCCAATGATATTAAAGATGAGAATAGAAAAATAGTCTTCGATATTTTGCTTCAATATCCTGAACTGGCGAAAGTCGAGATTACAGAAAAAACGGCAATGAGTTTTGTTACTGTAAGCAAGATTGTTACCTTTTTTGAACAGATTGGCTTATTGACTGTCACTGGTGAAAGTCGAGAAGGATCTGGCGGCTTGGGAAGAAAGCGTACGGTTTACAGATTTAATGAAAACAGCTATACGACAATCGGGATACAGATTATTGGCAACACGATTACAGCGGTACTTATTAATCTGTACGGCAAGGTCATAGATTCGTATTCGATTGAAATAGATATTCCGTTCTATAGCCAGCAGTTCACTTCGATATTTATAGAGATTGTGGAACATTTGAAGAGTAAAGCGAAGGAAACGGATAGTGTTGTATTGGGGATTGGTATTGGCGTTGATGGTGCGATCAATACAAGAAAGAAAACGATCCGGATGAGAACGCATCACAATAAAGAAAACGACTTTAAGTATGAAACGATTATTGAAACGCTCAAGAGCGAAATGAACTTGCCCATTCTTCTGGAGAATGATGTGAACGCAGCGACTGTGGCGGAATTTCGGAATCTTGAAAACTCAGATCAAGCACTGACGAGTCTCGTTCATGTTGCTGCAGGTGATGGGGTCGGAGGCGGCTTGATTATTAACAAAGAGCTTCACCGCGGCGTTAATGCAAGCGCGGGTGAGCTGGAGTATATGTGCTTTGATTCAGAATATAAACGGACTCCATCTTCAGTCGGTTGGCTGGAAAGCAAATTAGCCATTAAGTATTTGTTAAGCACATATGATTTGAATTCAACGAATGACGTAGAAGCTTGCATTGATTATGTTTCGAAGAATCTGGCATTAACGATTACCAATATGATCAGCATTTTGGATATCAACCAGGTCATTATTAGCGGTAAAACGGTAGCGTTGTTTCCGGAGCGAATATTGGACCGCACGAAAAGCTATGTCAAGCAATATACGGAGTGGACTCCTCAAATTTCGGTGAGTAAGTTGCATCAATCAACAGCAATCGGAGCAGCTATACTTATTCTCCAGCAAGAGATGATTAATGTCATTTCGGAGTAA
- a CDS encoding 6-phosphogluconolactonase — protein sequence MIKIFENEEEVANEIAREMRDHLFTDQHPVFCLASGSTPQKSYQKFSNDADLRLKIKRLNIVSLDEWVGIDKSSEGSCYQMLNQDLFSQISLESRQIVFFDGTSPDMKQECLRIDRFIEQHPITFSLMGVGMNGHIGLNEPGSPVLNYSSVVELSETTKTVAQKYFHEQTELKQGITLGLEQIVSSKRVVIVITGERKADIVKEIFTSSDAQLPAQQLLGYDHIDFFLDAAAAKYIDQSS from the coding sequence ATGATCAAAATCTTTGAGAATGAAGAGGAAGTAGCAAACGAAATTGCTAGAGAGATGAGAGATCATTTATTTACTGATCAGCATCCCGTGTTCTGCCTGGCCTCAGGGAGTACTCCACAAAAAAGCTATCAGAAATTTTCCAATGATGCGGACCTCCGATTGAAAATCAAGAGGCTTAACATCGTTAGCTTGGATGAGTGGGTTGGCATTGACAAAAGCTCTGAAGGAAGCTGCTATCAGATGTTGAATCAAGATCTGTTCTCGCAGATTTCACTGGAAAGCAGACAGATTGTGTTTTTTGATGGAACATCGCCGGATATGAAGCAGGAATGCTTGCGAATTGATCGCTTTATCGAGCAACACCCAATTACATTCAGCTTGATGGGCGTAGGTATGAATGGACATATCGGATTAAATGAACCTGGTAGCCCAGTATTAAATTACAGCAGTGTTGTGGAGCTGTCGGAAACAACAAAGACTGTCGCTCAAAAGTATTTTCATGAGCAGACTGAATTAAAGCAAGGCATTACATTAGGTTTGGAACAGATTGTAAGTAGTAAAAGAGTGGTTATCGTCATAACTGGAGAGCGCAAAGCTGATATCGTGAAGGAGATCTTCACAAGCTCTGATGCACAGCTGCCTGCTCAGCAATTGCTCGGCTATGATCATATAGATTTCTTTTTAGATGCTGCAGCCGCCAAATATATTGATCAGTCATCATAG